The following proteins are co-located in the Polystyrenella longa genome:
- the carB gene encoding carbamoyl-phosphate synthase large subunit — MPKREDIKKIMIIGSGPIVIGQACEFDYSGTQACKALREEGYEVVLVNSNPATIMTDPETADRTYIEPITWQYVQKILEKEKPDALLPTLGGQTGLNTAMDLARRGILDQLGVEMIGAREDVIAKAEGRDSFKEAMIKIGLDLPKSFVVRSMQDARDAIDEIGLPCIIRPSYTLGGTGGGIAYNRDEFEEKIRNGLKLSPVGEILLEESIIGWKEYEMEVMRDRADNVVIICCIENFDPMGVHTGDSITVAPAQTLTDREYQQMRDATIAVMREIGVETGGSNVQFAINPEDGRMVVIEMNPRVSRSSALASKATGFPIAKIAAKLAIGYTLDEIPNDITRETMACFEPTIDYVVTKIPRWTFEKFPDADATLTVQMKSVGETMAIGRTFKESLQKALRGLEIGKFGLGGGKDDLWEKEIRPEHNEIVRKLSVPNADRMFYIRYAMKSGMTVSEIHDLTRIDIWFLHHLRQLVELEDEIRAIGSFEKADRDFIFKIKRAGFSDQQLAYWWDTSEIEVRRYRKSLGVVATFKQVDTCAAEFEAYTPYYYSTYEMEDETPAKQPGKKRIMILGGGPNRIGQGIEFDYCCCQASFALRDLGIESIMVNSNPETVSTDYDTSDLLFFEPLTTEDVLNICDRMDPDGVIVQFGGQTPLNLAKGLEAAGVKIIGTSPDMIDAAEDRERFQAILTKLNLSQPPNGLATNAEGAREIANQITYPVLVRPSYVLGGRAMEICHDEASLVKYMNEAVDVSPDRPVLIDKFLQDAIEVDVDALSDGKLTLVGGVMEHIEEAGVHSGDSACALPPHSLPDSVIDEIKQATYALAKELNVRGLMNIQYAVKEIESKYQVFILEVNPRASRTSPFVSKATGRSLAYIAAKIMAGVSLEEQGVTTEIVPKHTSVKESVFPFSRFSGVDIILGPEMRSTGEVMGIDLEFSKAFAKSQIAANVEMPTSGTVFISMAEGYKQAIIEPARHLTELGFKLIGTSGTVKVLRDAGVEIETVRKVQEGRPNLLDYMTNGDVHLIFNTPSGKGAATDEGRIRSAAVTYGVPCVTTMPGCLAMVQAIASSIKDPVLEVHALQDWVGALSQTK, encoded by the coding sequence GTGCCGAAACGAGAAGACATCAAAAAAATCATGATCATTGGCTCTGGGCCAATTGTCATTGGTCAGGCGTGTGAGTTCGATTATTCCGGAACCCAGGCGTGTAAAGCGCTACGGGAAGAGGGATATGAAGTCGTGCTGGTGAACAGCAACCCGGCGACGATCATGACCGACCCGGAAACGGCCGACCGAACCTACATCGAGCCCATCACCTGGCAGTACGTGCAGAAAATTCTTGAGAAAGAGAAGCCTGATGCCCTGCTACCGACCTTGGGTGGTCAGACCGGGTTGAACACCGCGATGGACCTGGCTCGCCGGGGAATTCTGGATCAACTGGGCGTCGAGATGATTGGTGCCCGCGAAGACGTGATCGCCAAGGCGGAAGGCCGCGATTCCTTCAAAGAAGCGATGATTAAAATCGGCCTCGATCTTCCGAAAAGCTTTGTCGTCCGCAGCATGCAGGACGCCCGCGACGCGATCGATGAAATCGGCCTCCCCTGTATCATTCGTCCCAGTTATACGCTCGGTGGAACGGGTGGCGGCATCGCCTACAACCGGGATGAGTTCGAAGAGAAAATCCGCAACGGTTTGAAACTTTCTCCGGTCGGTGAGATTCTGCTTGAAGAATCGATTATCGGTTGGAAAGAGTACGAGATGGAAGTGATGCGTGACCGGGCGGACAACGTCGTCATCATCTGCTGCATCGAAAACTTTGATCCGATGGGCGTACACACGGGCGACAGTATTACAGTCGCTCCCGCGCAGACTTTGACCGACCGAGAATACCAGCAGATGCGTGACGCGACCATAGCCGTGATGCGCGAGATTGGCGTGGAGACTGGTGGCTCGAACGTGCAGTTCGCCATTAACCCGGAAGATGGCCGTATGGTGGTCATCGAGATGAACCCGCGTGTGAGCCGGTCCTCGGCATTGGCCTCCAAAGCCACCGGGTTTCCCATCGCTAAAATTGCCGCGAAACTGGCGATTGGATATACGCTGGACGAAATTCCGAACGACATTACCCGCGAGACAATGGCTTGCTTCGAACCGACGATCGATTATGTCGTCACGAAGATTCCACGTTGGACGTTTGAGAAATTCCCCGATGCGGACGCGACATTGACAGTACAGATGAAGTCGGTCGGCGAAACGATGGCCATCGGTCGAACTTTCAAAGAGTCGCTGCAGAAAGCCCTGCGCGGGTTGGAGATTGGCAAGTTCGGTCTGGGTGGTGGTAAAGACGATCTATGGGAAAAAGAGATTCGCCCCGAACACAATGAGATCGTACGGAAGTTGTCTGTTCCGAATGCCGACCGGATGTTCTATATCCGGTATGCGATGAAGAGTGGAATGACGGTTTCGGAAATCCACGACCTGACTCGCATCGATATCTGGTTCCTGCATCACCTTCGGCAACTCGTGGAACTGGAAGATGAAATCCGGGCCATTGGCTCGTTTGAAAAAGCGGACAGAGATTTCATCTTCAAAATAAAACGGGCTGGATTTTCCGATCAGCAGCTTGCCTACTGGTGGGACACGTCTGAGATTGAAGTCCGACGATACCGGAAATCGCTGGGAGTCGTCGCGACCTTCAAGCAGGTCGATACCTGTGCGGCGGAGTTTGAAGCGTACACTCCTTATTACTACTCCACCTACGAGATGGAAGACGAAACCCCCGCCAAACAGCCGGGTAAAAAACGAATCATGATTCTAGGGGGTGGCCCGAACCGAATTGGTCAGGGAATCGAGTTCGACTACTGTTGTTGTCAGGCATCGTTCGCCCTGCGTGACTTGGGAATCGAGTCGATCATGGTCAACTCGAACCCGGAGACTGTTTCAACCGACTACGACACTTCGGACCTGCTCTTCTTTGAGCCGCTGACAACAGAAGACGTCCTTAACATCTGCGACCGCATGGATCCGGACGGGGTGATTGTTCAGTTCGGTGGTCAGACTCCGCTTAACCTGGCGAAAGGTTTGGAAGCGGCGGGCGTCAAGATCATCGGGACTTCACCGGACATGATCGACGCGGCGGAAGATCGGGAACGGTTCCAGGCGATTCTGACGAAACTCAATCTGAGCCAACCTCCGAATGGCCTGGCAACAAATGCCGAAGGCGCTCGCGAGATTGCCAATCAAATTACTTACCCCGTACTCGTACGACCCAGTTATGTGCTGGGTGGACGAGCGATGGAAATTTGCCACGACGAAGCATCTCTTGTTAAATACATGAACGAAGCGGTGGATGTTTCCCCCGACCGGCCGGTTTTGATCGATAAGTTCCTGCAGGATGCGATTGAAGTCGACGTCGATGCTCTGTCCGATGGTAAGCTGACTTTGGTCGGTGGTGTCATGGAACACATCGAAGAAGCGGGAGTACACTCGGGCGACAGTGCCTGTGCCTTGCCGCCGCACTCGTTACCCGATTCCGTCATCGATGAAATCAAACAGGCAACTTACGCATTAGCCAAAGAGTTGAATGTACGCGGACTGATGAATATCCAGTACGCCGTCAAAGAGATCGAGAGCAAATACCAGGTCTTCATTCTGGAGGTGAACCCACGAGCGAGCCGAACGTCACCATTCGTCTCTAAAGCGACTGGTCGATCACTCGCCTACATCGCGGCGAAAATCATGGCGGGCGTGTCACTCGAAGAACAGGGTGTCACCACGGAAATTGTGCCGAAGCATACCTCGGTTAAAGAGTCGGTCTTTCCTTTCTCGCGATTTTCGGGAGTCGACATTATCCTCGGACCAGAGATGCGTTCCACGGGTGAAGTCATGGGAATTGACCTCGAGTTTTCCAAAGCCTTCGCCAAGAGTCAGATCGCTGCCAACGTGGAAATGCCTACATCCGGTACGGTCTTCATCAGTATGGCTGAAGGTTACAAACAGGCGATCATTGAACCCGCCCGGCATCTGACCGAACTCGGTTTCAAACTGATTGGAACCTCAGGAACAGTGAAGGTGCTGCGAGATGCGGGTGTGGAGATTGAGACGGTCCGGAAAGTTCAGGAAGGCCGACCGAACCTGCTCGACTACATGACCAACGGCGATGTGCACCTCATCTTCAACACACCGAGCGGTAAAGGTGCAGCAACCGATGAAGGCCGGATTCGTTCTGCTGCGGTCACCTATGGAGTCCCTTGCGTTACGACAATGCCAGGTTGCCTGGCGATGGTACAGGCGATCGCTTCGAGCATTAAAGATCCTGTGCTGGAAGTCCACGCTCTACAGGACTGGGTCGGTGCGCTCAGCCAGACGAAATAG
- a CDS encoding class I SAM-dependent methyltransferase yields MAADELWTRLQEALEAEACSLIVLSRPRDKQVAEATKISIRPVELKEGLQYQFTKRVNGQEFHENFDREATYKQIELFFPETYGDCHLYTRDYDLTARVQKGNKLRIKKKSASQAPKEEISHNRAKQYLIPEGVPCPFLQEIGVMTPEGKVKASRYNKFRQINRFLELIDDVVPALPKSGQLQIVDFGCGKSYLTFALHHLLTGIQSREVNIVGLDRRQDVISTCSRIAGQLDCSGLEFQKGDIQHYLPETQIDMAVSLHACDTATDEVLAQAIAWKAKVILAVPCCQHEVFSLLPKDHLHALTQHGILKERYASLVTDALRAKLLEAAGYQVQIVEFIDMEHTAKNLLIRAVKVERQPRVLTRRFEEFQAFRQELGLPELTLERLLKAKLINL; encoded by the coding sequence ATGGCGGCGGATGAATTGTGGACCCGATTGCAGGAGGCCCTCGAAGCAGAGGCTTGTTCGCTGATTGTGCTGAGTCGACCGCGGGATAAGCAGGTGGCAGAGGCAACCAAAATTTCCATTCGCCCCGTTGAGTTGAAAGAAGGACTACAGTACCAGTTTACCAAACGGGTCAACGGTCAGGAGTTCCACGAGAACTTTGATCGAGAGGCGACGTACAAGCAGATTGAACTGTTCTTCCCGGAAACTTATGGTGACTGCCACCTCTACACGCGCGACTACGACCTGACGGCACGAGTGCAGAAGGGAAATAAACTACGGATCAAAAAGAAGTCGGCCAGCCAGGCGCCGAAAGAAGAAATTTCACACAATCGGGCTAAACAATATCTGATCCCGGAAGGAGTCCCCTGCCCGTTCCTCCAGGAGATTGGAGTGATGACGCCCGAAGGAAAAGTGAAGGCCTCCCGGTACAACAAGTTCCGACAGATCAATCGTTTTCTCGAACTGATCGACGACGTGGTTCCCGCTCTTCCAAAATCGGGACAGTTACAGATCGTCGATTTTGGTTGTGGGAAAAGTTATCTCACGTTTGCGCTACATCACCTGTTGACGGGCATTCAGAGCCGTGAAGTGAACATCGTTGGGCTGGATCGTCGGCAAGATGTCATCAGCACGTGCAGCCGGATCGCGGGGCAACTCGATTGCAGCGGACTGGAGTTCCAGAAGGGGGACATCCAGCACTATCTGCCCGAAACCCAGATCGACATGGCGGTCTCATTACACGCCTGTGATACGGCCACTGATGAAGTGCTGGCTCAGGCGATCGCCTGGAAAGCGAAAGTGATTCTGGCAGTTCCCTGCTGCCAGCATGAAGTCTTCAGCTTGCTGCCGAAAGATCATCTCCATGCACTCACGCAACATGGAATATTGAAGGAACGTTACGCCTCACTCGTGACGGATGCGTTACGGGCGAAATTGCTGGAGGCTGCGGGATACCAGGTGCAGATTGTCGAATTCATCGACATGGAGCACACCGCGAAGAACCTATTGATTCGCGCTGTCAAAGTAGAGCGTCAACCGCGCGTGCTGACACGCCGGTTCGAAGAGTTCCAGGCATTCCGACAGGAACTCGGTTTGCCGGAACTGACATTGGAACGATTACTGAAAGCCAAACTGATCAACTTGTAA
- a CDS encoding hydantoinase/oxoprolinase family protein → MTGNHIVGLDIGGANIKAAHLDGVTVSQPFPLWKEPDQLPFVLSEILNSLPPVDRLAVTMTGELADCYETKWEGVSSILDAVEIAAEGRQVDVWQTGGEFVDAEFAVEFPLLVAAANWHALATWVGQTNPSKQALLIDIGSTTTDLIPIENGLPATIGLTDVERLRSGELVYAGVRRTPVMALAQEVPMGDGLIPLAAEQFATTYDLYLLSGDLPESKQETDTANGKPATKAAAQDRLCRMLCCDRTEFPTEQLDSMAAWLREQHLQRMQKALQQILNRCDKPISSVYLSGEGCFLADRLISAFPELKNAERLWLDQLFTPALSTAACAYAVAQLAASHG, encoded by the coding sequence ATGACGGGCAATCATATCGTGGGGCTCGACATCGGTGGAGCCAATATCAAAGCGGCCCACTTGGATGGAGTGACCGTGAGCCAACCCTTTCCCTTGTGGAAAGAACCGGACCAACTCCCGTTCGTGCTATCCGAAATATTGAACTCGCTACCACCCGTCGACCGGCTGGCGGTGACGATGACGGGCGAACTGGCCGACTGTTACGAAACCAAATGGGAAGGTGTCTCGTCCATTCTGGATGCGGTGGAAATTGCGGCTGAAGGTCGGCAAGTCGATGTCTGGCAAACAGGGGGAGAATTCGTCGACGCGGAGTTTGCCGTCGAGTTTCCACTCCTGGTTGCCGCAGCGAACTGGCATGCACTTGCAACCTGGGTCGGCCAAACAAACCCCTCGAAGCAGGCACTCCTGATCGATATCGGTTCTACTACCACCGATCTGATTCCCATTGAAAATGGACTCCCCGCCACCATCGGTCTGACCGATGTTGAACGACTTCGGTCGGGTGAGTTGGTCTATGCCGGCGTCCGTCGGACCCCAGTGATGGCCCTGGCGCAGGAGGTGCCCATGGGTGACGGATTAATCCCGCTTGCGGCGGAGCAGTTTGCGACGACTTACGATTTATATCTGCTCTCGGGCGATCTCCCCGAATCGAAACAGGAGACCGACACCGCGAACGGAAAACCAGCAACCAAAGCCGCAGCTCAGGATCGTCTTTGCCGCATGCTCTGTTGTGACCGGACAGAATTCCCGACAGAGCAACTCGATTCGATGGCGGCCTGGTTGCGGGAACAACATCTCCAGCGGATGCAGAAAGCACTCCAACAGATCTTAAACCGCTGCGACAAACCGATCAGTTCTGTTTATCTTTCTGGTGAAGGCTGTTTTCTCGCGGACCGCTTAATCTCTGCATTTCCTGAGCTGAAAAACGCAGAGAGACTCTGGCTCGATCAGCTGTTCACCCCCGCACTCTCTACGGCGGCCTGCGCCTATGCCGTCGCGCAGTTGGCCGCCAGCCACGGTTGA